GCACCTCATTGAACGATATCAGTCCCAAGATGTGGGAAGCTCTCGCAAACTTGAGACAGTTGGCCGAGCTTCAGAGTCGGCAGTCCATCAGCCATGGTCCCCGTTTTCCACTCCAGCAGCCCATCCCAAAGGGAGGCTTGGGCCAACTGCCAATGCCTCCTATGGATATTGTCGTAAACCTGCTCAAGAGAGTTAGAGGTAGCAGTGACCACATCAACTTTGCAACCATTCGCTGACTTTTGTCTAGCTTCTCCGCCAGGTCTCTTCACGTTTGTCTGCTACTTCATTGGAATAAACGACTTTTCCAACCTTTGTCGAATGGTCTACTTTCCCACAGAGGACTTTAGTGATTCcaccttcatcatcgtcaacgttGGTCTCTATTACTTGTTTCTCGAACAGCACCACTTAACCGTTGACAACAAACCTCTGAAGGATGAGTTTGCATCACACCTTTACACAAGTCGCGTCAACCTGGAAACAGCGCTGGCAAACATGTCTCTCTTCATGTCGACCAAGATAGAAACAGTCCAGGCTCTCCTCATGGGTGTAAGCACAAGTCAGTTCGGCGAGGCAAATGCTGGGCACTAACAAAAGCATTAGACATTATATACCATCGACGTCTGCAGACCATCTGTGGCTTGGCACCTCAATTGTGCCGCCGCCCAAATCTGCCAGACTGCTGGTTTCCACCGCAGGGATCTCTCAACGCGCAACCCCGAGGATACTGACATCAAGGCGATCCTTTTCTGGTACACGTATACCACGGACAAAGCACTAGCACTTCGACTAGGCCGAGCCCCTGCAATCCAGGATTGGGAAATCACCATTCCACGTACTTTCGGCTTCGATGGCATCTTGAGTCTTGAAACTAAAGCTGTGGCGGGTACGTGGCTTAATGCTGCAACGTTGCAGGGTCAGGTTTATGAGCAACTGTAAGTGTTATCGTCTGCATCTATGTTCCCGAGTCCTCGAAGCTAACGAAGCTAGGTTCTGTCCAGCAGCATTAAGCCAACCACCAGCTGTCCTCGCCGAACGAGCCCGTCTGCTGGCAGCTGAGTGCCGTCGTGTCGAGGCAGAGTCATTTCAGAGCCGAGAAATGGCTATCTCATCACTTGAGAAAATTGGTGCTTCCCCTCTCGTCGATGTCCACCTGAAGGGTGACGAAGTGCAGTTGCTGTCAACCATGACTCTCATTTATAGAGCAGTTCCAGCTCCTGAAGGGTCGCCCACAAGGTTCTCTCAAGACTGTATAGACACTGCACGAAAGGCTTGTCACGCACATTTCGCGTGCATGGATTTGGTGCGGAAAGACCCCCACGCGAGAGCCATATATGTCCATTGGTAGGTTCATCGTCGCAGTTCCCTGGATTCTGAGTGAATCTAACAATGTTTTAGGAACCTGGTGCTGACTCCCTTTGCTCCCTTCTTTGTTCTGTTCGGATATGTCATCGAGACATCTTCTCAAAATGATCTCCAACTGTTGAAGCAGTTCAGTGCGTCCATTGAGGAGACCAGTGATGCGTCCGAGACAATGCAAAAACTGTCGCGACTATGCAATATCATGAGCAACGTCGCGGCCCTGTATGTCGAAGCCAAGTCTCAACAAGTGGAAGACCAGGCAATGGTGCCGATCAATGACGAATTCGACGTGTATTTGAGCCAGCTCGGACTCATACCTGTTGTAGACTCGTCCATGGGCAATGCAGGTGATCCAAATGCAGAGTTTGGTGAGAACGCCCAAGTCAACCAAATGGCAGACTGGATGTCTGGAAGTCGAAATTTGCTGGGATTGTTGGAACAGGATATATCGCAGATCGGAGGTGTACAGTGGCCACCCATGTAGAATAGAATGATAGATAGGACCCGGATAGATACTCGCAAATAGAATTTTGGTTTGATAATCATAAATTAAGATGAGTCCGATGCAGCTCAGTCTGTGGGGAACCGAGGGTCATAGACTTCATAgccctcatcttcagtgTCACTTTCTGGTGACAGATTCTTCTGGAGGCCTGGATTGACTGGTGCTGATTCGAGTGTACTAGCCGGATTGGGTTTCTCAGTCGTCGTTGCTGAAGGTCCACTACCCTCAACCTTGGTGAAAGCACTCTTGAAGCCACTCTTCTTGAAGCCGCCTTTCTTGAAACCTCCTCCGCCG
The window above is part of the Fusarium musae strain F31 chromosome 6, whole genome shotgun sequence genome. Proteins encoded here:
- a CDS encoding hypothetical protein (EggNog:ENOG41); translation: MDPGQANNGPAASDDSARRAIDQIEVRLGNIESLLRDLSQRPVSTPGSNIHFPVTPAGFPGLDPASASTAAFDSSDEESVLGGDSVIAQQTTLASELLEHAVERTSLNDISPKMWEALANLRQLAELQSRQSISHGPRFPLQQPIPKGGLGQLPMPPMDIVVNLLKRVRASPPGLFTFVCYFIGINDFSNLCRMVYFPTEDFSDSTFIIVNVGLYYLFLEQHHLTVDNKPLKDEFASHLYTSRVNLETALANMSLFMSTKIETVQALLMGTLYTIDVCRPSVAWHLNCAAAQICQTAGFHRRDLSTRNPEDTDIKAILFWYTYTTDKALALRLGRAPAIQDWEITIPRTFGFDGILSLETKAVAGTWLNAATLQGQVYEQLFCPAALSQPPAVLAERARLLAAECRRVEAESFQSREMAISSLEKIGASPLVDVHLKGDEVQLLSTMTLIYRAVPAPEGSPTRFSQDCIDTARKACHAHFACMDLVRKDPHARAIYVHWNLVLTPFAPFFVLFGYVIETSSQNDLQLLKQFSASIEETSDASETMQKLSRLCNIMSNVAALYVEAKSQQVEDQAMVPINDEFDVYLSQLGLIPVVDSSMGNAGDPNAEFGENAQVNQMADWMSGSRNLLGLLEQDISQIGGVQWPPM